From a single Desulfomicrobium escambiense DSM 10707 genomic region:
- a CDS encoding methyl-accepting chemotaxis protein, which yields MKNIKLSYKLIGGFVITTIITLVVGFQDRVALNALESDLKLLADEEMAAVQTVLEIENLQQRIRSNMNLMLGQVMTPGERQDAAGRIAARQGEVRASLAKLKDIPDLGAEIQKADEIRGTIADLEKALDAWSAATGKILAISSELVDKDVVRPDALVADVQTLTAWHHELMNKVAALVLYGKAFEGGESGDACPLGRWLQTFSTRNKDVSGLIDRLKPVHDELHKSVAQIKEYASYGDLLEARREYDSRTIPSAQELFAAFSELLNVSARAQSNFHEMERLFEEEEVQARDGVQKHLDELMSRAKTSAGSHVTSAEANADAVKLLSLLMVCVGAALGLGIGVILTRAITGPLFKGVALAQAMADGDLTRTMDVRQKDEIGVLAEALNEMVQRLRAMLGEVSHEVTSLSMASSSLSGVSDQMAGGATHTVQRAQQVAAAAEEMSVNQNSVAAAMGQAATNVNTVAAAAEEMSATIGEIASNSAKAKSITDQAVARAGQASAKVQDLGSAAREIGKVTETITAISSQTNLLALNATIEAARAGEAGRGFAVVANEIKELAQQTAQATEEIRERILAIQDATDNTVTEIDGISAVIADVDHIVATIAAAVEEQSSTTREIAANVGQASQGIAEVNANVSQSSVVAGEIATDISDVSGQADDLLASSEQVRKSATGLSATAAKLHNLVSRFTLNA from the coding sequence TTGAAGAACATCAAGCTGAGCTACAAGCTGATCGGAGGGTTCGTCATCACGACAATCATCACCCTTGTCGTGGGTTTCCAGGACAGGGTGGCCCTCAATGCCCTTGAATCCGACCTGAAGCTGCTCGCCGACGAGGAGATGGCGGCAGTGCAGACCGTCCTCGAGATCGAGAACCTGCAGCAACGCATTCGCAGCAATATGAACCTGATGCTTGGCCAGGTCATGACGCCCGGTGAGCGGCAGGACGCCGCAGGCCGGATTGCCGCGCGCCAGGGCGAAGTGCGCGCCTCGCTGGCGAAGCTCAAGGACATTCCCGACCTCGGGGCGGAGATCCAGAAGGCTGACGAAATCCGCGGGACCATAGCTGACCTGGAAAAGGCCCTGGACGCCTGGAGCGCCGCCACGGGCAAAATACTCGCAATTTCCTCGGAGTTGGTGGACAAGGACGTGGTCAGGCCGGACGCCCTGGTTGCGGACGTGCAGACCCTGACCGCCTGGCACCACGAACTGATGAACAAGGTTGCGGCCCTGGTCCTCTACGGCAAGGCGTTCGAGGGCGGTGAGAGTGGGGACGCCTGCCCCCTGGGGCGCTGGCTGCAGACGTTCTCAACCCGGAACAAGGACGTGTCGGGGCTCATCGACCGGCTCAAGCCGGTGCATGACGAACTGCACAAATCCGTGGCGCAGATCAAGGAGTACGCCTCGTACGGCGATCTCCTCGAAGCCAGGAGGGAATACGACAGCCGGACCATTCCGAGCGCCCAGGAGCTTTTTGCCGCCTTTTCCGAATTGCTGAACGTTTCGGCTCGGGCTCAGAGCAACTTCCATGAGATGGAGAGGCTTTTCGAGGAAGAGGAGGTTCAGGCCCGCGACGGCGTGCAGAAACACCTCGACGAGCTGATGTCCCGCGCGAAAACCAGCGCTGGCTCGCACGTGACTTCGGCCGAGGCGAATGCCGACGCGGTCAAGTTGCTTTCCCTGCTGATGGTCTGCGTCGGCGCGGCCCTTGGCCTGGGTATCGGCGTCATTCTGACCCGGGCCATCACCGGCCCCCTGTTCAAGGGCGTGGCCCTGGCCCAGGCCATGGCCGATGGCGACCTGACCCGGACCATGGACGTCAGGCAGAAGGACGAGATCGGCGTCCTGGCGGAGGCCCTGAACGAGATGGTTCAGCGTCTGCGGGCCATGCTGGGGGAGGTGTCCCATGAGGTCACGTCCCTGTCCATGGCGTCGTCCTCCCTGTCCGGCGTATCCGACCAGATGGCGGGCGGGGCCACGCACACGGTGCAGCGCGCCCAGCAGGTGGCTGCGGCGGCCGAGGAGATGAGCGTCAACCAGAACTCCGTGGCCGCGGCCATGGGGCAGGCCGCGACCAACGTCAACACCGTGGCGGCCGCCGCGGAGGAGATGAGCGCGACCATCGGCGAGATCGCCTCCAACTCGGCCAAGGCCAAGAGCATCACCGACCAGGCCGTGGCCCGCGCGGGCCAGGCCTCGGCCAAGGTGCAGGACCTGGGATCCGCGGCCCGCGAGATCGGCAAGGTCACCGAAACCATCACGGCCATTTCGTCCCAGACAAATCTTCTGGCCCTCAACGCGACCATCGAGGCGGCCAGGGCGGGCGAGGCCGGCCGGGGCTTCGCCGTGGTCGCCAACGAGATCAAGGAACTGGCGCAGCAGACGGCCCAGGCCACGGAGGAGATCCGGGAAAGGATTCTGGCCATCCAGGACGCCACGGATAACACGGTCACGGAGATCGACGGCATTTCCGCAGTCATCGCAGACGTCGACCATATCGTGGCCACCATCGCGGCGGCGGTGGAGGAGCAGAGTTCCACGACCCGCGAGATCGCGGCCAATGTCGGGCAGGCCTCACAGGGCATCGCCGAGGTCAACGCCAACGTGTCCCAGAGTTCCGTCGTGGCCGGAGAGATCGCCACGGACATCTCCGACGTTTCCGGCCAGGCCGACGACCTTCTGGCCTCAAGCGAGCAGGTCAGGAAAAGCGCCACGGGCCTGTCCGCCACGGCGGCGAAACTGCATAACCTTGTGTCCCGCTTCACCCTGAACGCTTAG
- a CDS encoding STAS domain-containing protein codes for MSTITREGSTVTIIPDRDLVSTMVPDFKHELSTVLDESPQVLRLDLSGTTMMDSIGIGVVIATHNSMKKKGGRLVISGASENIVKLFKSMRLDQHLNLGA; via the coding sequence ATGTCCACAATTACCCGTGAAGGAAGCACCGTGACGATCATCCCGGACCGGGACCTCGTGTCCACGATGGTGCCGGATTTCAAGCACGAACTGAGCACCGTGCTCGACGAGTCCCCCCAGGTTCTCCGGCTGGACCTGTCCGGCACGACCATGATGGATTCCATCGGCATCGGCGTGGTCATCGCCACGCACAATTCCATGAAGAAGAAGGGCGGCCGGCTCGTCATCAGCGGGGCTTCAGAAAATATCGTGAAGCTGTTCAAGTCCATGCGCCTTGACCAGCATCTCAATCTCGGCGCGTAG
- a CDS encoding chemotaxis protein CheW, whose product MKQQAEKTGPLQLSCFYVGSALCGIDINLIQEMNRQMEMTKVPQAPSYVLGIMNLRGRIVTIIDLGRKLGLAPSKMTETSRIIIVNSRDENIGLLVDRITDVVTDKWEHVEPTPSNIKGLKGRYFQGVLKTARDLVAVLDVGEVLADDQG is encoded by the coding sequence ATGAAACAGCAGGCCGAAAAGACGGGTCCCCTGCAGCTGTCCTGCTTCTACGTGGGCTCGGCCCTGTGCGGGATCGACATCAATCTCATCCAGGAAATGAACCGGCAGATGGAGATGACCAAGGTGCCCCAGGCGCCGTCCTATGTGCTCGGGATCATGAACTTGCGCGGCCGCATCGTGACCATCATCGACCTCGGCCGCAAGCTGGGCCTGGCGCCGTCGAAGATGACCGAAACCAGCCGCATCATCATCGTCAATTCCCGCGACGAGAACATCGGCCTGCTGGTGGACCGCATCACCGACGTGGTCACCGACAAGTGGGAGCATGTGGAGCCGACCCCCTCGAACATCAAGGGGCTCAAGGGCCGCTACTTCCAGGGCGTGCTCAAGACGGCCAGGGACCTCGTGGCGGTCTTGGATGTCGGGGAAGTGCTGGCCGACGATCAGGGCTGA
- a CDS encoding NAD(P)/FAD-dependent oxidoreductase, producing MNKVHDVIIVGGGPAGLFAAYHLAEHSGLDVLLIEKGKASLKRNCPLVGEQDCIHCKPCNILSGMGGAGLFSDGKLNFIHKLGKTDLTQFMSVGKATALIEETEAIFNRFGMDGKVYPTNIEEARSIRKEARKFGIDLLVIKQKHLGSDNLPGHITGMVEYIQSKGVTVRTREEVRDILVEDGRVRGVVTDKGEHRAENVILAPGRVGAEWVGQLVQRHGLAVTQRGIEVGVRVEVHNEIMQDLCSIIYDPTFFIRTSKYDDLTRTFCTNYGGFIAQENYQDFVCVNGHAYMDKKSENTNFAFLSKVVLNEPVTDNQAYGESIGRLATLIGGGKPILQRFGDLKRGRRSTWNRIRNSYIEPTLKKVVCGDIAMALPERILTNLVEGLEKLNLVVPGVANDETLLYAPEIKFFATQVDCAENLETAIAGLYVAGDGPGVAGNIVSAAATGLIPAKSILAGK from the coding sequence ATGAACAAAGTCCATGACGTCATCATCGTCGGCGGCGGCCCCGCCGGCCTGTTCGCCGCCTACCACCTGGCCGAGCATTCAGGCCTGGACGTGCTCCTCATCGAGAAGGGGAAGGCGTCCCTGAAGCGCAACTGCCCCTTGGTGGGCGAGCAGGACTGCATCCACTGCAAGCCCTGCAACATCCTTTCGGGCATGGGTGGGGCGGGGCTCTTTTCCGACGGCAAGCTCAATTTCATCCATAAGCTCGGCAAGACCGACCTGACCCAGTTCATGAGCGTGGGCAAGGCCACGGCGCTCATTGAGGAGACCGAAGCCATCTTCAACCGCTTCGGCATGGACGGCAAGGTCTACCCGACCAACATCGAGGAGGCCAGGTCCATCCGCAAGGAGGCCCGCAAGTTCGGCATCGACCTGCTGGTCATCAAGCAGAAGCACCTCGGCAGCGACAACCTGCCCGGCCACATCACCGGCATGGTCGAGTACATCCAGTCCAAGGGCGTGACCGTGCGCACCAGGGAGGAGGTCCGCGACATCCTGGTCGAGGACGGCCGCGTGCGCGGGGTGGTCACGGACAAGGGCGAGCACCGCGCCGAAAACGTCATCCTGGCCCCGGGCCGGGTGGGCGCCGAGTGGGTCGGACAGCTCGTGCAGCGCCACGGCCTGGCCGTGACCCAGCGCGGCATCGAGGTCGGCGTGCGCGTCGAGGTCCACAACGAGATCATGCAGGACCTGTGCTCCATCATCTACGACCCGACCTTCTTCATCCGCACCTCCAAGTACGACGACCTGACCCGCACCTTCTGCACCAACTACGGCGGGTTCATCGCCCAGGAGAACTACCAGGACTTCGTCTGCGTCAACGGCCACGCCTACATGGACAAGAAGAGCGAGAACACCAACTTCGCCTTCCTGTCCAAGGTGGTCCTGAACGAACCGGTAACGGACAACCAGGCCTACGGCGAGTCCATCGGCCGCCTGGCGACCCTCATCGGCGGCGGCAAGCCCATCCTGCAGCGCTTCGGCGACCTGAAGCGCGGCCGGCGCTCCACCTGGAACCGCATCCGCAACAGCTACATCGAGCCGACGCTCAAAAAGGTGGTCTGCGGCGACATCGCCATGGCCCTGCCCGAGCGCATCCTGACCAACCTGGTCGAGGGTCTGGAGAAGCTCAACCTCGTGGTGCCAGGCGTGGCCAACGACGAGACCCTTCTCTACGCCCCGGAGATCAAGTTCTTCGCCACCCAGGTCGACTGCGCCGAGAACCTGGAAACGGCCATCGCTGGGCTCTACGTGGCCGGTGACGGGCCGGGCGTGGCCGGGAACATCGTTTCGGCGGCGGCCACGGGGCTCATCCCCGCCAAGAGCATCCTGGCCGGGAAGTAG
- a CDS encoding protein-glutamate methylesterase/protein-glutamine glutaminase translates to MKLRVLVVDDTIMYRKVVGDILAEMPGVEVVGTANNGRIALTRIASLKPDLITLDVEMPVMDGLETLQEIQKSHPDVGAIMLSSWTKRGSDITMKALELGAFDFIPKPDAEAMQANVQLLKGALLPRIKAFAKRLELKLLLKQTVRPSGAASPAAPKPVVTTAAPSRRTGKSKAVAIGISTGGPNALTKMLPQLPRLGVPIFVVQHMPPVFTKSLAESLDAKCQYEVREAEHNETVRPDVIYIAPGGKHMRVAAGQGGTKVIQITDDPPENNCKPAVDYMFRSVAREYGALSTGVIMTGMGGDGTLGLRVLKSFGAVTIGQDEESCVVYGMPKMAAEAGVVDVVAPLQSIASEIVRTVR, encoded by the coding sequence ATGAAGCTTCGTGTTCTGGTCGTCGATGACACGATCATGTACCGCAAGGTGGTGGGGGACATCCTGGCCGAGATGCCGGGAGTCGAGGTTGTGGGCACGGCCAACAACGGTCGGATCGCTCTGACCCGCATTGCGTCCCTCAAGCCAGACCTCATCACCCTCGACGTGGAGATGCCGGTCATGGACGGCCTGGAGACCCTGCAGGAGATCCAGAAGAGCCACCCGGACGTGGGCGCGATCATGCTCTCGTCCTGGACCAAGCGGGGCAGCGACATCACCATGAAGGCCCTGGAGCTGGGCGCCTTCGATTTCATCCCCAAGCCCGACGCCGAGGCCATGCAGGCCAACGTGCAACTGCTCAAAGGAGCACTGCTGCCGCGCATCAAGGCCTTCGCCAAACGACTGGAACTGAAGCTCCTGCTCAAGCAGACGGTCCGGCCCTCGGGCGCCGCGTCGCCCGCCGCGCCGAAGCCCGTCGTGACCACGGCCGCGCCGTCCAGGCGCACGGGCAAGTCCAAGGCCGTGGCCATCGGCATCTCCACAGGCGGCCCCAACGCCCTGACCAAGATGCTGCCGCAGCTGCCAAGGCTCGGCGTGCCCATCTTCGTCGTCCAGCACATGCCGCCGGTCTTCACCAAGTCCCTGGCCGAGAGCCTGGACGCCAAGTGCCAGTACGAGGTGCGGGAGGCCGAGCACAACGAGACCGTCCGCCCCGACGTGATCTACATCGCCCCGGGCGGGAAGCACATGCGCGTGGCGGCGGGGCAGGGCGGGACCAAGGTCATCCAGATCACCGACGACCCGCCCGAGAACAACTGCAAGCCGGCCGTGGACTACATGTTCCGCTCCGTGGCCCGCGAGTACGGAGCCCTGTCCACGGGTGTGATCATGACCGGCATGGGCGGCGACGGGACGCTTGGCCTTCGGGTGCTGAAGAGCTTCGGCGCCGTGACCATCGGCCAGGACGAGGAGTCATGCGTGGTCTACGGCATGCCCAAGATGGCGGCGGAAGCCGGGGTCGTGGACGTGGTCGCCCCCCTGCAGTCCATCGCCTCCGAGATCGTGCGCACCGTGCGCTAG
- the typA gene encoding translational GTPase TypA, translated as MPNTQKNDRIRNIAIIAHVDHGKTTLVDAMFRQSGVFRDNQSVDDRVMDSMDLERERGITIAAKNCSVRWKDVKINIVDTPGHADFGGEVERALSMVDGAVLLVDASEGPLPQTRFVLKKALDASLPIIVAVNKIDRADARPQEVLDEVYDLFIDLGADEDQLEFPVVYAIGRDGVASPVLEERGENLQCLFDLILERIPGPSFDPAAPFQMLVSDLGYSDYLGRLVIGKIKAGTLEEKTDLLCMTEANQTAFRPSKVQAYEGLQLAEQKSVAMGDIVVLAGLDKVSIGDTICLKDSPVRLKRIDVDEPTVSMRFTINTSPFAGREGKIVQSRKIKDRLEKEALTNVAIQVEESEDKDSMIVKGRGEFQLAIIIETMRREGFELGVGRPEVIYKKDGGKLLEPLEHVYVDCDEAFMGVVTEKLSIRRGKLLNLVNNGSGRVRMEFSVPSRALIGYRDEFLTDTKGTGIMNSLFDGYGEYRGDFPTRFSGSIVSDRQGQAVPYAIFNLEPRGRMFVQPNDAVYEGMIVGEHNRDNDIDVNPCKEKKLTNLRASGKDEAIILTPVLPMTLEKALNFIRDDEMVEVTPQNIRLRKVELSAQKRHSMSVKKKKVDGK; from the coding sequence ATGCCCAATACGCAGAAGAACGACCGCATCAGAAACATCGCCATCATCGCCCACGTCGACCATGGCAAGACCACCCTGGTGGACGCCATGTTCCGCCAGTCCGGAGTGTTCCGGGACAACCAGTCCGTTGACGATCGCGTCATGGACTCCATGGACCTCGAACGCGAGCGCGGCATCACCATCGCCGCCAAGAACTGCTCCGTGCGCTGGAAGGACGTGAAGATCAACATCGTCGACACTCCCGGCCACGCCGATTTCGGCGGGGAAGTGGAGCGGGCCCTGTCCATGGTCGATGGCGCGGTCCTGCTGGTGGACGCCTCCGAGGGGCCGCTGCCCCAGACCCGCTTCGTGCTGAAGAAGGCCCTGGACGCCAGCCTGCCGATCATCGTCGCGGTCAACAAGATCGACCGCGCCGACGCCCGGCCCCAGGAAGTGCTGGACGAGGTCTACGACCTGTTCATCGACCTCGGCGCCGACGAGGACCAGCTCGAATTTCCGGTGGTCTACGCCATCGGCCGCGACGGAGTGGCTTCCCCGGTTCTGGAGGAGCGCGGCGAGAACCTGCAGTGCCTCTTCGACCTGATCCTGGAACGCATCCCCGGGCCCAGCTTCGATCCGGCAGCGCCCTTCCAGATGCTCGTCTCCGATCTGGGCTACTCCGACTACCTGGGCCGACTGGTCATCGGCAAGATCAAGGCCGGCACCCTGGAGGAGAAGACGGACCTCCTGTGCATGACCGAAGCGAACCAGACCGCCTTCCGGCCTTCCAAGGTTCAGGCCTACGAAGGCTTGCAGCTGGCCGAACAGAAGTCCGTGGCGATGGGTGACATCGTGGTCCTTGCGGGTCTGGACAAGGTATCCATCGGCGACACCATCTGCCTCAAGGACTCCCCCGTGCGCCTGAAGCGCATCGACGTGGACGAGCCCACGGTGTCCATGCGCTTCACCATCAATACCTCGCCCTTCGCCGGCCGCGAGGGCAAGATCGTGCAGTCCCGCAAGATCAAGGACCGCCTGGAGAAGGAGGCCCTGACCAACGTGGCCATCCAGGTCGAGGAGAGCGAGGACAAGGACTCCATGATCGTCAAGGGCCGCGGCGAGTTCCAGCTGGCCATCATCATCGAGACCATGCGCCGCGAGGGCTTCGAGCTGGGCGTGGGCCGGCCCGAGGTCATCTACAAGAAGGACGGCGGCAAGCTTCTGGAGCCCCTGGAGCACGTCTACGTGGACTGCGACGAGGCCTTCATGGGTGTAGTCACGGAGAAGCTGTCCATCCGCCGTGGCAAGCTCCTGAACCTGGTCAACAACGGCAGCGGCCGCGTGCGCATGGAGTTCTCCGTGCCTTCCCGCGCGCTGATCGGCTACCGCGACGAGTTCCTGACCGACACCAAGGGCACGGGCATCATGAACTCCCTCTTCGACGGCTACGGTGAGTACCGCGGGGACTTCCCGACCCGCTTCTCGGGCTCCATCGTCTCGGACCGCCAGGGCCAGGCCGTGCCCTACGCCATCTTCAACCTCGAGCCGCGCGGCCGCATGTTCGTCCAGCCCAACGACGCGGTCTACGAAGGCATGATCGTCGGCGAGCACAACAGGGACAACGACATCGACGTCAACCCCTGCAAGGAGAAGAAGCTGACCAACCTCCGCGCTTCGGGCAAGGACGAGGCCATCATCCTCACGCCGGTGCTGCCCATGACCCTGGAGAAGGCTTTGAACTTCATCCGCGACGACGAGATGGTCGAGGTCACGCCCCAGAACATCCGCCTGCGCAAGGTCGAGCTCTCGGCCCAGAAACGGCACTCCATGTCCGTGAAAAAGAAGAAGGTCGACGGGAAATAG
- a CDS encoding chemotaxis protein CheW yields MYVEEATEHLGDIENDLLAIEQSGADIDVELVNKVFRAAHSIKGGAGFLGLVKIKDLGHKIENVLDMVRNRELVPDPEVVNIVLLAFDKLRDMIVNVAESEDAYIDDHIAALTAATSANLKGHEKASVDRRVEIKDGRGRVVFEVPEFDLLQNRKGGKNLYLLEFDLIHDVQRKEKTIFDILKCMDSTGVVLDLKVDFEAVGTLEDDGFSNRIPLFVLFGSIIEDDIMPALLDLASEFILPLKFEPSSVPAPEADFARELLESTPAAPEEDRTDSLVSEIFNGVNLAEALGGAGAAEAPPAPKAGPASPPEPKPEPKPEPKPEPKPEPRPAPEDDRKGDAKASKSAITQPDTLRVHVSLLEDLMNLAGELVLSRNQLMQAISSAALHQIEVAGQRIDLVTSELQETIMLTRMQTVGNIFNKFPRVVRDLARNLGKEIDLQLEGNDVELDKTIIEGLGDPLTHLVRNSADHGIEPPDERVLAGKPAMGTIVLKAYHEAGQVIIEIVDDGRGLNTDKIVEKALSRGLISPDQAKSMSDKDKANLIFLPGLSTAEQVTDVSGRGVGMDVVKSNLDQLGGQVDIETARGKGTTIRIKLPLTLAIIPSLLVSVGQERYAIPQVNVDELLRIPVDQITERIEMVGDAEVLLLRGELIPMLYLSNVLGLDGSACTTSSMVGELLRGGKNASQMQESGCTMADVNLVVVSAGQFRYGLVVDQLHDSVEIVVKPLGRHFKECQGYAGATIMGDGHVALILDVAGLGRLGDLSLTGVRERGALAAKEAETVKTQDKLSLFVFRNTPEEYCAVPLDLVARVELIDAGEIEEVGGRRVIKYRGGTLPVFSLDQATTVQHLDLTGELIVIVFLMAGHEIGLLAKPPVDAIETEVTVDTFTLKQSGISGSAVIGENTTLIVDIYELIQSVQPDWFAVRGSIEVADDAGEVGVPHLLLVEDSDFFRNQVRKFIEDDGYTVDTAEDGLVAWSMLDAEPQKYDLVVTDIEMPNMDGFTLAQTIRQDKRFSLTPIIALTSLAGDEDVARGKAVGIDDYQVKLDKERLLQTIYEWLKRYAS; encoded by the coding sequence ATGTACGTGGAAGAAGCCACCGAGCATCTCGGGGACATCGAGAACGATCTCTTGGCCATCGAGCAGTCCGGGGCCGACATCGATGTCGAACTGGTCAATAAAGTCTTCCGCGCAGCGCACTCCATCAAGGGTGGGGCCGGATTTCTGGGGCTGGTCAAGATCAAGGACCTGGGCCACAAGATCGAGAACGTGCTGGACATGGTGCGCAACCGCGAACTCGTGCCCGACCCGGAAGTGGTCAATATAGTCCTGCTGGCCTTCGACAAGCTCCGGGACATGATCGTCAACGTGGCCGAGAGCGAGGACGCCTACATCGACGACCATATCGCGGCCCTGACGGCGGCCACCTCGGCCAACCTCAAGGGCCATGAGAAGGCCTCCGTCGACCGCCGGGTGGAGATCAAGGACGGCCGCGGCAGGGTCGTCTTCGAGGTTCCGGAGTTCGACCTGCTGCAGAACCGCAAGGGCGGGAAGAATCTCTACCTGCTGGAGTTCGACCTCATCCATGACGTGCAGCGCAAGGAAAAGACCATTTTCGATATCCTCAAGTGCATGGACTCCACGGGCGTCGTGCTGGACCTGAAGGTCGACTTCGAGGCCGTCGGGACCCTGGAGGACGACGGCTTCTCCAACCGCATTCCGCTTTTCGTCCTCTTCGGCTCCATCATCGAGGACGACATCATGCCGGCCCTGCTGGACCTCGCCAGCGAGTTCATCCTGCCCCTGAAGTTCGAGCCGTCTTCGGTCCCGGCGCCCGAGGCCGATTTCGCCAGGGAGTTGCTGGAGTCGACTCCGGCGGCGCCTGAAGAGGACAGGACCGACTCCCTGGTTTCGGAAATCTTCAACGGCGTGAACCTGGCCGAAGCCCTGGGCGGAGCAGGCGCCGCCGAAGCGCCGCCGGCACCGAAGGCCGGCCCGGCGTCGCCGCCGGAGCCGAAGCCCGAGCCGAAACCCGAGCCGAAACCGGAGCCGAAACCGGAGCCGCGCCCCGCTCCCGAGGATGACCGCAAGGGCGACGCCAAGGCCTCCAAATCAGCCATCACCCAGCCCGACACCCTGCGCGTGCACGTGAGCCTCCTGGAGGACCTCATGAACCTGGCCGGCGAGCTGGTCTTGAGCCGCAACCAGCTCATGCAGGCCATCTCCTCGGCCGCCCTGCACCAGATCGAGGTGGCCGGGCAGCGTATCGACCTGGTCACGTCCGAGCTGCAGGAAACCATCATGCTGACCCGCATGCAGACCGTGGGCAACATCTTCAACAAGTTTCCGCGCGTGGTCCGCGACCTGGCCCGCAACCTGGGCAAGGAGATCGACCTGCAGCTCGAAGGCAACGACGTCGAGCTGGACAAGACCATCATCGAGGGCCTGGGCGACCCCCTGACCCACTTGGTGCGAAACTCAGCGGACCATGGCATCGAGCCGCCGGACGAGCGCGTACTGGCCGGCAAGCCGGCCATGGGCACCATCGTCCTCAAGGCCTATCACGAGGCCGGGCAGGTCATCATCGAGATCGTCGACGACGGCCGGGGCCTGAACACGGACAAGATCGTGGAAAAGGCCCTCTCGCGCGGGCTCATCTCGCCCGACCAGGCCAAGTCCATGTCCGACAAGGACAAGGCCAACCTCATATTCCTGCCGGGCCTGTCCACGGCCGAGCAGGTCACGGACGTGTCGGGCCGAGGCGTGGGCATGGACGTGGTCAAGTCCAACCTCGACCAGCTCGGCGGCCAGGTGGACATCGAGACGGCCCGCGGCAAGGGCACGACCATCCGCATCAAGCTGCCCCTGACCCTGGCCATCATCCCGAGCCTGCTGGTTTCGGTGGGCCAGGAACGCTACGCCATCCCGCAGGTCAACGTGGACGAGCTGCTGCGCATCCCCGTGGACCAGATCACGGAGCGGATCGAGATGGTCGGCGACGCCGAGGTCCTGCTCCTGCGCGGCGAACTCATCCCGATGCTCTATCTTTCCAACGTGCTCGGGCTCGACGGTTCGGCCTGCACCACCTCGTCCATGGTCGGCGAACTCCTGCGCGGCGGGAAGAACGCCAGCCAGATGCAGGAATCGGGTTGCACCATGGCCGACGTGAATCTGGTCGTGGTCTCGGCCGGGCAGTTCCGTTACGGCCTGGTGGTGGACCAGCTCCACGACTCCGTGGAGATCGTGGTCAAGCCGCTGGGGCGGCATTTCAAGGAATGTCAGGGCTACGCCGGCGCGACCATCATGGGCGACGGCCATGTGGCCCTCATCCTCGACGTGGCGGGCCTGGGCCGCCTGGGCGACCTGAGCCTGACGGGCGTGCGCGAGCGCGGCGCCCTGGCCGCCAAGGAAGCCGAGACGGTCAAGACCCAGGACAAGCTGTCCCTCTTCGTCTTCCGCAACACGCCCGAGGAGTACTGCGCCGTGCCGCTCGATCTCGTGGCCCGCGTCGAACTCATCGACGCCGGCGAGATCGAGGAGGTCGGAGGCCGCAGGGTCATCAAGTACCGCGGCGGCACGCTGCCCGTCTTCTCCCTGGACCAGGCCACCACGGTCCAGCACCTCGACCTGACGGGCGAACTCATCGTCATCGTCTTCCTCATGGCCGGCCACGAGATCGGTCTCCTGGCCAAGCCGCCTGTGGACGCCATCGAGACCGAGGTGACCGTCGACACCTTCACCCTGAAGCAGTCCGGCATCAGCGGTTCCGCCGTCATCGGCGAGAACACGACGCTCATCGTCGACATCTACGAACTGATCCAGTCGGTCCAGCCAGATTGGTTCGCCGTGCGCGGCAGCATCGAGGTGGCCGACGACGCCGGGGAGGTGGGCGTGCCGCACCTGCTCCTGGTCGAGGATTCGGACTTCTTCCGCAACCAGGTCCGCAAGTTCATCGAGGACGACGGCTACACCGTGGACACGGCCGAGGACGGGCTGGTGGCCTGGAGCATGCTCGACGCCGAACCGCAGAAGTACGACCTGGTCGTGACGGACATCGAGATGCCCAACATGGACGGCTTCACCCTGGCCCAGACCATCCGCCAGGACAAGCGCTTCTCGCTCACGCCCATCATCGCCCTGACCTCCCTGGCCGGCGACGAGGACGTGGCCCGGGGCAAGGCCGTGGGCATCGACGACTACCAGGTCAAGCTCGACAAGGAGCGGCTCCTGCAGACAATCTACGAATGGCTGAAACGGTACGCTTCCTGA